ACCAGCCTGACCGCCCGCGGCACCGCCGGCGCCGGGCTGGCCGTTTGTGCCGTTCTGCTGGTACAGCCGGACGGACAGTTTCTGAACTTCCGCGTTCAGCGCCTCGCTGGCCTTCTTGATGGCGTCCAAGTCCTCGCCGCCGAGAACGCCCTTGAGGGCCTGGATCTTCGCGTCGACGGTGCCCCGCTCTTCTGCCGTGACCTTGTCGCCCAAGTCCTTGAGCAGCTTTTCGCTCTGGTAAACCTGGCTGTCCGCCAAGTTCCGAGCCTCGATGAGGTCCCGGCGCTTAGAGTCCTCGGCCTCGTGGGCTTCCGCTTCGGACTTCATCTTCTCGATGTCGGCCTTGGAGAGGTTGGACGATTGAATGGTGATCTTCTGGGCCTTGCCGGTGCCCTTGTCGGTGGCGCTCACGTTCAGAATGCCGTTGGCGTCGATGTCAAACGTCACTTCGATCTGAGGGATGCCCCGCGGCGCGGGCGGCAGGTCGGTCAGGCTGAACGTGCCGAGCAGCACGTTGTCGGCCGCCATGGACCGCTCGCCCTGAAGGACCTTGATTTCAACCGACGGCTGATTGTCCGCCGCGGTGGTGAAAATCTGGCTCTTGGACACCGGGATCGCCGTGTTGCGCTCGACGATGCGGGTGCAGACGCCGCCCAGCGTCTCGATTCCCAGTGACAGCGGCGCCACGTCGACGAGGACGATATTCTTGTCCGTCTGGCCGCCCAGAATAGCGCCCTGAATGGCCGCGCCGGCAGCGACGCACTCGTCCGGGTTGATGCTCTTGGTAGGCTCTTTCTGGAGCAGCTCTTTGATCTCCCGCTGAACGGCGGGCATACGGGTCGAACCGCCGACCAAGAGGACTTTTCCGATGTCGGCCGGGGACAGTTTGGCGTCCGCGAGGGCCTTTTTCACCGGCTCAACAACCCGGGCCAGCAGGTCGCTGGTGAGCTCCTCAAACTTAGCGCGGGTCAGCTTCATCTCCAAGTGTTTGGGGCCGTTGGCGTCAGCCGAGATGAACGGCAGGGAAATCGTGGTTTCCGGCAGGGACGACAGCTCGATCTTGGCCTTTTCCGCCGCCTCGCGGAGCCGCTGCATGGCCATCCGATCGGCCGACAGGTCAACGCCCTGGTCTTTTTTGAACTCGGCGGCCATCCAGTTGACGATTCTCATATCCCAGTCATCGCCGCCCAGCTTGTTGTCGCCGTGGGTAGCCAAAACCTCAAACACCCCGTCGCCCACGTCCAGCACCGACACGTCGAAGGTGCCGCCGCCAAGGTCAAACACCAGAATCTTGTGCTCGCCCGACTTGTTCTCGCCGTAAGCCAGAGCGGCAGCGGTCGGCTCGTTGATGATCCGCAGGACTTCAAG
This is a stretch of genomic DNA from Jonquetella anthropi DSM 22815. It encodes these proteins:
- the dnaK gene encoding molecular chaperone DnaK, with the translated sequence MAKVVGIDLGTTNSCVAVMEGENVTIIPNPEGARTTPSVVAFAKDGERLVGQLAKRQAIVNADKTIMSIKRHMGTDYTVTVDGRKYTPQEISAMILQKLKHDAEEYLGTEVKQAVITVPAYFTDAQRQATKDAGAIAGLEVLRIINEPTAAALAYGENKSGEHKILVFDLGGGTFDVSVLDVGDGVFEVLATHGDNKLGGDDWDMRIVNWMAAEFKKDQGVDLSADRMAMQRLREAAEKAKIELSSLPETTISLPFISADANGPKHLEMKLTRAKFEELTSDLLARVVEPVKKALADAKLSPADIGKVLLVGGSTRMPAVQREIKELLQKEPTKSINPDECVAAGAAIQGAILGGQTDKNIVLVDVAPLSLGIETLGGVCTRIVERNTAIPVSKSQIFTTAADNQPSVEIKVLQGERSMAADNVLLGTFSLTDLPPAPRGIPQIEVTFDIDANGILNVSATDKGTGKAQKITIQSSNLSKADIEKMKSEAEAHEAEDSKRRDLIEARNLADSQVYQSEKLLKDLGDKVTAEERGTVDAKIQALKGVLGGEDLDAIKKASEALNAEVQKLSVRLYQQNGTNGQPGAGGAAGGQAGSNQGGKNGDTTVDAEFSD